The following are from one region of the Magallana gigas chromosome 6, xbMagGiga1.1, whole genome shotgun sequence genome:
- the LOC117680543 gene encoding uncharacterized protein, with translation MGAKFLQKTFIVIGFFVWLPEFSAGENCGNSRYCPNLHHCCSDLTTCCPNGYACAGALCISIVAIAIPCVVIVLNIIIAIVVILVKRIILHRAVVTTPIQHPASIIPPPGQNKGQSVC, from the exons ATGGGAGCAAAGTTTCTTCAGAAAACATTTATAGTCATCGGATTTTTCGTTTGGCTACCTGAATTCAGTG CTGGTGAAAATTGCGGAAACAGTAGATATTGTCCAAATCTACACCATTGCTGCAGCGACCTCACCACTTGTTGTCCAAACGGCTACGCCTGCGCTGGTGCACTCTGCATCAGCATTGT agCTATTGCCATTCCTTGCGTCGTCATCGTCCTGAACATCATCATTGCAATTGTTGTTATTCTCGTCAAAAGAA TTATTTTACACAGAGCGGTCGTAACCACACCGATCCAGCACCCAGCGTCCATTATCCCACCCCCGGGCCAGAACAAAGGGCAGTCTGTCTGCTAA